The Dermacentor andersoni chromosome 1, qqDerAnde1_hic_scaffold, whole genome shotgun sequence genomic interval CCACATGAAGGAGCCCATAACAACGCACCGCTGCACCAGATGGGCGCTGAGGAAGGTCACGGTGACGTACAGCAAAACCCGGTGGCCGTTCAGCCGGAAGATCTCTGGGAGCCCGAGTACTATGGCCCTGTGGTGACGAGCTACGGTACAGTGTCCATAATGCTTAGGCACTGTGTTCGAGTCGACATCTCTGTGCATGGCGCCGTGCGCGTTGTCAATTTCCCAAAACACTGCACAGCGGCTATCAACAGCGGTGGAGAGTGCAGCTGTGTCTGCCACCCGTGCGGCCGCGTGCTACAGCAGGGTGGAAATGTGcacatggcaacaggaacacgcTTGGCCCAGATCTCGATCCGCGGAGTGACCTTCACGGCGTTCAATCACGGACTCGTGTATCTGGTTGACGCTTCGGGAACAAAGTCCACAACAGAGCGCTTCCAGATCCTTTCCTACGACGTCCCCCTGAACGTGTTTGCCTACGAGGTGCCGCAGGGAGTGGAATGTTTTGACGAATGCTTCCGCATTGTAAGGGAGGCAAAGCAGAGGACCACGAGAACCGGCGACGAAATCTGGCTCGTGAACGGTGTGAGAATCAAGCAGACCCCGTGGGGAGATGTTCAAGTGTCCCGAGACTCAGGAAGACGTGTCATCTGGACGTCGCCCTCGGCTGGCACGATATCAGTGAACACGCCGATCGTGAAGACCGCCATGAGCTGCGATCCCCGAAAGTTCTTTTTCGTGAAGGTGGGTCAGAAGAGGCTCAGTGCCAGCGCCGATGCGTTCACAGTCCGGAACGGCAGCCAGCGAGCCGGATTTGACATCCGAGGCCGCCTCATTCTTCCCTGACCAAGCATATGGTAGCACTCTAGAGAACGTTATGCACAAAAAAGAACCAACAGTTTGCCTCGCCTATGGTGTCGTTCTCTGCTTACGTGAGAATACATTATCATTCCATATCAGTTTTGCTCCAAGTTGAAGTACACTTGCTGTCaacacattcattcattttatggggttttacgtaccaaaaccactttgtcattatgcggcacgccgtagtggagaactccggaaattttgaccacttggggttcttgaacgtgcacctaaatctaagtacacgggtgttttcgcatttcgtccccatctaagtgcggccaccgtggccgggattcgatcccgcgacctcgtgctcagcagcccaacaccatagccactcaacaaccacggcgggtctcaaCACATTCTAAGCGCTGTTGAACTCAAGGTTCTCTTGTCCATACGGCTTATCTTGCTCGATAACGGCGCTGTCTTTCAAGTCCACACCAGATGTAGTAGAGCTAGAGCAGACCGTCTGATGAGTTAGTAGTGATTAAGCGACGAGAAATCGAGTTGATTAATATCCGCCAATAAAAGATAAGTATTGAAGATGTAACCAACGCCATCAAATCGCATCTTTCTCTTACACGAACCAGCGCTATGCCAACATTGGTGTAATACTGAGTGCCGCTTGCGGCCTTTTTTTCTATAATGCAGGTGTTcctgcctcccccctcccccctttattTGACACAAATGTCAAAACAATCAGTCCTATTACAACCAAACAGGAGAAAACAACACGGCATAAAGGGATGTTCACACCACAAGACCGGGAAATTACCTATACAGCCCCAGTGCAACGACGATCGTCCTACGTGCTGTAAACGCTTATTCACTTGCGTTTAGCAtgtttggttgttgttgttgttgttgttgtgaagTGATGGCAAAATCCCACTGTTGAGGAGGCTGACCGAGGATCGGGTCATATGAGGAAGAGATAATGGAAGCCTCAACGGCGCATCATCAGTTTCATAGCTATGACTATTTTGGACGTCGGTATTGGAGGGCCAGTTCAGTGTTAGGCATTCCACCAAAGTTTAAGTGCAAGTCCCGATGTCAGATTTTTCCGTTGTGATGTAGTGGCTACACCAACCAACTAGGGTATGTTTCAGCTGTGGTGCCCGTGATGACACTGCTTGCCACGTGCTTGTGACTTA includes:
- the LOC129381094 gene encoding uncharacterized protein: MATRQRQGTTTGQGRRRQQRQQPRQNQRAEHRAQPVNGHENEAGDGGIHNDVPVGLVPGSVMGPVVASSFLYLPPPYAAVYPPVLLQFEPYVPFVENQGLVPGQEYARLLEASMLWGLHADQDRAEQLQRGTGEPHEGAHNNAPLHQMGAEEGHGDVQQNPVAVQPEDLWEPEYYGPVVTSYGTVSIMLRHCVRVDISVHGAVRVVNFPKHCTAAINSGGECSCVCHPCGRVLQQGGNVHMATGTRLAQISIRGVTFTAFNHGLVYLVDASGTKSTTERFQILSYDVPLNVFAYEVPQGVECFDECFRIVREAKQRTTRTGDEIWLVNGVRIKQTPWGDVQVSRDSGRRVIWTSPSAGTISVNTPIVKTAMSCDPRKFFFVKVGQKRLSASADAFTVRNGSQRAGFDIRGRLILP